Below is a window of Bacteroidales bacterium DNA.
GCGCTCTTACCCTGGCCCAGCATGGTTGCTGCATTGATCCGGTTACGGTACTTTTTTGAAATGAGTTCAGCAGCTTTCAGGGTAATCGATGCCCTCTCAAACCAGGATAGTCCTTCCCATTCATTATGCGCCTTCATGGCAGCATCAATAGCCATTCCCACTTCAGTTGCCCCTGCCTTGTGATACCTGGCAATTACATGCCGGTGATCATGAGGCATCCTGACTTCTTCAATATTCCCGGTACGAACTTCCTTACCGCCAATGATCAATGGAATGTCAAGGATCTCAGAGGACATGGAATCAAGTTCAGCCATGAGATCTTTTCTTTCTTTTGTCCCGGGGGCATAACTGTGAACCTGCTCATTCGATGGATAGTCAAAAATAAAAACTGAATTATGCATCTATAAATTAATCTAAGTTAAAGGATTCGTTTACTGTAATAAACAACATTTAATCAGCTTGTTTGTTCACGTATTAGGCACGAATGAAAGCAGCCTTTTACAATAACCTTCATGCAATCTGGCAGGTTTCTGAAGCTTTAAAATGTATTAATTTTACACAAAGTTTATTCAGATGGATTATTATATCATAACCGGTGTTTCAAGGGGAATTGGCGAAGCTATAGCCAGGAATCTGCTTTACAAAGGAAACACCCTTTTTTGCACTTCCCGAACCATGAATGAAGACCTTGTTGAAACAGCTTCATCAATGGAAGTTCCACTTTTCTATTATGAAGCCGATCTCACTCATAAAGGTACAGCTGAAAAGTTCATGGATGAGGTTTTTTCAAGGATTATTCCAGACAGTTCTACCCGGATTGCATTAATCAACAATGCAGGTATGTTGGAGCCCATCTCCCGGATAGAGAATGCTGATCCAATATTAATGGAAGAACACCTGAAACTGAACTTACTGGCTCCGGCATTGCTGAGTGCAGGCTTTATCAAGCATTCAGGAAACCTGCCCATCGTTAAAGTAATTCTGAATATATCATCCGGGGCATCTGCTTACCCGTATGCTGCCTGGGCAATGTATTGCGCATCAAAGGCAGGTCTTGATATGCTTACGCGTACTATTGGCCTGGAACAATCATCATCATTAAATCCTGTTAAAACGATAGCGCTTGCTCCGGGAATTGTAGATACTGCAATGCAAACACACATCCGAAAATCAGATGCTGAGCAGTTCACCGAGAAAGAAAAGTTTGTTAAGCTTCATGAAGAAGGCAAATTAAGTGATCCTGCGAGTGTTGCCGGCATAATTATTAAAGCAATATTCAATCCTGACATTCCTCAAGGGGAAATTCTGAATATTGATCAAATGAAATCCTATTCAAAAGAGCACTAACTTTGATGCAGCAACCGAATTTAGATTAATGGCGGTAAAAAACACGATTCCGAATGATTGATGCATTAAAAGAACTGGATACCCGTTTCCTGCTTTTTCTGAATAGTTTCCATAACTCTTTTTTCGATCAGCTTATGTGGCTGGTTAGTGACAAATTCACATGGGTGCCCTTATATATATGGTTCATATGGCTCCTCTATAAAAAATATAAGAGTAAGTTCTGGATGGTATTGGTGATGATCACACTAATGATTGTATTGAGTGATCAGATGGCTAACCTATTCAAAAATGGATTTATGCGCTTACGACCTTCTAATGAACCGGCCATCCGTCACCTGATTCACATTGTGAATGGTTACACCGGCGGACCTTATGGTTTTTATTCGGGACATGCTGCTAATGCCTTTGCAGTTGCGACATTCGTCATACTTATGTTAGGAAAAGAGATGAAATACCTGGTTTGGATATGCCTTTCATATGCGACCCTTGTTTCCTATAGCAGGATTTACCTGGGGGTTCATTACCCTCTGGATGTTCTCACCGGAGCTATCGCAGGAATATTGACCGGAGGTTTAATGGTATGGGGCCTGGAGAAATGGATGAAAAGTGGTATGCTTCAAAAAGCTGTCACTAGGATTGAGAATGAGTAGAAATTATGGAATTGATGATTCCTTTTACTTCACGTACCCGAAAATTTTTCCGGAAAATCTTTTTACAACTATTTTAAATGTGCAGACCTCCCTTACAGAGGGGTCATTATAAGTAAACTCCCTATCCGAATAATTCTTCATAATCATATTCAAAATCCGGATTTTTTCTTCCTTGTCATCAACAAACTCAATTTCCCCGAAGGCTTGTACACTCCTGTAGTGCATTGAATAACTGCAGGCGACCTGCTCGCTTTGAGCATGCAAAAGGTGATCAGCACTGAATACAATGCAAACCTGGGGATGCTTTTTTAAGATTTCAATTTTTTTACCTTTTTTTGAGGAATGGAGATAGATAACTCCATCTTCATATCCGAAGTTAAAGGGAACCACATAGGGTGTGTTATCAACATCCATCATTCCCACATAACAGACATTGCACTTTAGGATAATTTCATCAATATCCCTTTGCTGTTGAATGAATTTAGCGCGCATCCGGGTTAATTAAGGCATTATTCAAGACTGTGGATCCTTTGAATTCCAGGGTTCTGATTTCTTGGGTTTTGCCAGCGCTTCGAGAAACGCTGTAGCAAGTGAAACAATAATACTAAACAGTAGGGCTGACCAGAAACCATTCACCGAGAAACCCTCCAGAACAGAGTCGGTGATCATAATCATGAAAGCATTAATTACCAAAAGGAACAGCCCAAAAGTGATCATTGTAACCGGAATAGTAAGCACAATCAGCAAAGGTTTCAGAAATGCGTTCAGTGCACCTAAAATCAAGGCTACAACCATTGCAGACGGAAAACCATCAAGGTAAACACCTGGCAATATATAAGCAGAAAAAAAGACAGCCAAGGACGAAACAAGTAATTTGAGTAATATCTTCATGACAGGTGAAAATTAGATCGACAAATTTATCGAAAATAGCATATCAGCGAAGGCTTTTTTATCCTCGAAACGATATCCCATTCTCCAGCCCAGGTCAAAAGGCAATAAGAACCGAAGTATATGCATGTCAGTGGAAATCTCAACACCTGTTGAATTCAGGAATGAAGACTGGCCTGCTTCTTTATAAACAAAATGATCATAAAAAAGATTTGCTTTAAATCGTTTAAAATAGAATAAGGGCCCAATGGCCAGATCTGGATATAGAAATGGAAACTTGTAATTAATCCCAAAACTCAACGCCTGACTATTAACAACAGGATGATAGCCCCTGGGAATATTTATCAGATCAGCGTAGAAATAGTCTTTTTTCTCTTTTTGTTGTACCCCGGCATAACACCTGATACTGTGGTGCCTCATCAGTCCGGGAAAGAGCAGAATCGCTTCTGCAGATCCGATGTAACCATAAGAACGATCACCTAAAGGAGAATGCCTGAAATTAAAATCGAGTACCTGGCCCCATCCGGGATAAAGATCTTTCTGGCCCTGTTTGAGGAAATTAGATAAATAGATCCGGTAGTCGAGTGAATGTATATTCCCTTCAAAACCTATGGTATCAGTCCGGGTGTTATTTGATACTCCTAAATAAGAAGTATGAGCCAAAAGCTGTATTCCGGAATAAAACCTGCCATGATTAAAAAGCAAGGGAATCTTTAATCCACCACTTATCCGGGTTTCATTCCAGGTATAGCGTGTCTCGGTACCTTCATCTTCAGTATGATATCCAGCACCTTTTCCATATGAGGCATCCACATCGAGAACAGGATACCAGCCTTCCCATTTAAAGCTAACATTATATTTCCCGGTCTTATCAGCCAGGTCCCATTCATATCCAATAATTGTGGTAGCTGTGCTCAATAGATTCTGCGACATAAATGATACACCGGTATTTGACTCGGATGTCATATAATTGAAATAAGCAGGTGCCCAACTATGGAAATTAAACAAATGACTGCCTTTGTGATAAGCTTTTGATTCATAGGTTTTACCCGAATAGGCTGTTGAATCGACCATTCCGGTTTCTTCTTTCACAATTGCATTGTAAACCGAATGCGAATTATCCTTTATATTTTCAAGGGATATCCACCGGGCAGGGTCAAAATCGGTTTCTACCAAACTATAACCATTTGCATCATACTCAGAATACACCAATTTTCTCCGGTTATGATTATACTGTCCATTACACGAACCAAAGGCTGAGGAAGTAACCTGAAAGACTCCTGATCCCGTAGTATCTAGTGCATAAATATTCTCAATTCCAGAATATGATCCATTAAAAAGAATGTAATTGCCGGCAAAAGTTGGGTTGGAAATCTCAGAAAATGTAGGTGGCAGCACTGTTTTTCTTTCCAGAGTTATTGTGTTTATTAGTTGAATTTGTTTCCCATGTTGATTCAGAAGCATGAAAACAATCCACTCACCTGAAGGTGACCAGGAAGGGTTCATAATGAAATCCTTGCCTGATTCGAATAATACCCTGATTTCCTTACCGGTATTAAAATCAAGTTCAATAAGAGATGCTTTATCCTGCAGATCCACACTGACTGCAACCAATGTTTTTCCGGAAGGAGAAAGCGCCGGTGCGAAGTATCTGCTCTTATGCGTCAACTTCCTGATTTTGCCTGTATTGTATTCAAAAACCTTTATAACGGAGTAATTACGATTTTGCCATCGGGGATCAGCATCCCTTTCCGTCCATGTCATATAGCTTTCAGATAACGAAAAACAATCTACCGCAGAAGAGCCGGGTTTGTTTGAAGATGTTGATGAACCGGAATTTACAGAAAAATTTTCTGATGAAAAAAATCCAGGAGTGAACAGGATTTTTTCGTTACCCGACTTATCAATAATTACAAACCTGCTGATATCATTCAAACCTGTGCGTTCAGCAATCCACAGAGAGTCGTTTAGATAATGAGGGAATTTATACCTTGTATATTCGTTTCCTTTAACCCTGGTGATTCTTGTGAAAGGGCTCAGAATCGTTTTTGAAGCTTGTTCTTTCCAGAGGCTGTCCAATTCTTTGAGAGATGATTTATAGAGCTCGTTTTTATTCATTCCGGTGACTTTTTTAAGGCCCACGTTAAAAGGATTGATCAGAAACGGTTTACGTCCGACAACATCCATAGCAGATATCCATGACTTGTAGCCAAAATTCTTCCAGGTTAAGGAAACTATTTGGTAACCTAATGAATATTGGTCCGGAATAAAATCCCTGTATGATCCAAAAACAGCCTTATCATAACTGTAAATACCTTTCTGAATAACCTGCGCCCTCAAATCCATTTCAAAGGAGGGCACCCTTCCTCTACCAGAATGACTTAAAGCAGTTTCTGTGCAAACAGCATCTCCCTCCATAAACCACATTGGTACGAACAACCCGGAAACTGCAGCTGTTGCGTGTTCACCAAAGACCCAGGTGAGGCCCTTTGTAAAACCCTTATTCAACATATCCATTTGAACGGCATGGCGAAATTCATGAATCACCAATTGTTCCATCCAGTTTTGAGAATATGTATTCTGAGGAGTGCAGGTATATAATTCAAGTCGCTTGGGGGTCCAGACAGAATAGGCATTAGGGATAATATCAGAGGTATGGATTACGACAGGAACAAAACGAGGCTGATGTCCAAGGGTCTTGGTTCCATGAATATATACGTATTCAAAAAGCCCTGTTAATTCCTGGGCTTTTTTTTCATACGCTTCAGGATAAATGAGTCTGAAATTGTCAGTTTTGATCGTCCGCCAATGCACAGAAGCCGGATCCTGGCCCAGGTTATAATATTGGGAGAAGACCGGTAAAGAGCAAAATAAAGCCCATAATAATGATAAGCTTCGATTGATCAAGCAGATGTTTTTTTACCGAAAGAAAAAAAATGATCATTCGGAGTATTTGTTCAAAATTACCTAAAAATGCTATAAAAAAAGAAAATATTGATAACGCAAAGGTTATAGTAAAACCTAAACTATTGAAGCAAAGCAGAATGTAGATTAAACAAGATTAAACTGGTAGAATAAAGAATTGAACTCTTCAAAGCTAAAGGGTTTTTGCGCATATCCATCCACGCCGGCTTCAATACATTCTTCTTTATTAGGATTGGTAGTGATGGCTATGATAGTCGTATGACCGCTTTTCCTGTAATCTTCTTCGATTTTTCGAATTTCTTTTACAGCTTGCAGTCCATCCAGTTCCGGCATTTGTATATCCATGAGGATAAGGTCATACTGCCTGTTCTTGAACATACTAACAGCCTCATTTCCATTTCTGGCAACATCCACATCGTGACCTATCCTTCTCAGGTAGAACGATGTGATCTTTTCAATCATCTCATCATCCTCAGCTAACAAAATATTCAATTTTTTCATGTTCTCAGGCATATATGTTTTAAATTCCTTTAGTTTATCGACGGGGTTGGCAGATACATAATTACTCTGCGATAAGTTTTTTAGCATGGCTAGTAGTTTTAGAGGTTACCTTGACAATAAAAATACCATGTCCGGTAAAAGGAATTAGAAGTTCTGATTGACCTGAACCCTCATATTGAAGGAGTTGCTTACCTTCAAGGGAGAAGACTTCAACCAGACTGTTCTGATGTTCCAAACCGGTGATCTTAATATTGCCTTGTGTGAGTATGATATTTGGTATCTGAGTATTAACTTCATCATTTCCTGCAACCAAATCGAAGTGAAGAACGAATCTCATTGGGTCGTTCAGCATGGAATGGTTAAAAACATAAACAGAATCCTTCCTGAGATCGGTAAATGTTTTAGTGGATTTATCCTCGAGTGTAATAGGATAACGGAATTCGAAATTTGAATTTCCTGTTACCGTAAGCTTAAATTCTTCTTCAGCACTGGCTAAAAAACCAATTGGAATTTCCATAGAGGAAGAAAGGGATGGCATTGTATTCACAGCCAACTTTGTTCCATCAGTCAGATTGGTAAAGATCGACGGGGCATCTGTTGAACCGGATATCTTATAAGCATCATAGTCATCATCAAAGTCAAAACTTGACGAAGAGTTAAATCGGATAATGGATTCATCACTTCTGCCATTTCCTTCTACTTTGAACTTTAATGAGGATTGACCAAGATCGATGGTTGAGTTTTCATTAATTGAAGCAACGGCGTTCTTATTCACCTTCACAGTGCCAGTTTGTCCTTGTTGCCTGGCTTTCACGAAGAATCCCTGCATTGGGGCAATATACCTGCTACCATTATTGATTGATATAAGATCACTCCCAGGAAGATAAACTGAATAATTTCCTGAACCTGAAGGATCCGGGTAATAGATCGCTTTTGCAATACAATTCCGCTGCCATCCAAGAGCTGAAGGATCGTCCTGTTGCCAGTCGAGATAGCATGGATAAGGATTTCCAATCAGGTTCCAACCTTCATTGAGCGCTGTAATTGATTGTACGACTTCACCTTGAACAGGATTACCCTCGAAAACACGGGTTGCTGAATAAGGAGAAAGCAATTCATAACCTTTCATGGATTGCAGGCTAACATTGGTAGGAATGATGTATTCACCCCAGTTACCAGTTTGTTCGCTGTATTCACGCAGATACATATTCATGAATACTCCGGAAAGGGCATCATTAAGTGGAGATGATACCAGAATGGGTTGATTAGCGGGAATCTGGATTTCAGATTTAACAGAACCGATAACATCCCCCATGGTGATCAGTGAAGAGTGTTGTGTGTAGGTATTTGTTAGAAAAACTTCAGCTCCTTCGCTGATGGTTAAGTTACCTTCAACTTTAAGTGTTGCTGAAAGATTAACTAATAGCTTAGAACCGGGGCTTACTACGAGGTTGTTGCAAAATCCAGTTTCATTGAGTTCAGGTTGAACATTTACTGAAAGAATGGCTACATTATTAATAGAGGTGGGAACTTCACCATTCGACCAGTTTTGAGCATCCTGCCATTTATTACTGTATGTTCCAATCCAGTTGATTTCTGATAATATAGAACCGGCCGGTATTGAGGAAGATGTTATCCCCATAATGGTTCCATTACCGGAGCAGGTATTGGTTGTAAATGTACCGGTGCCTGTAATTGTTGAAAGTGAAGTAATATCCAGATTGCCGGCGATGATCATACTTCCAGCAATTATTTGTGAAGCAGCAGATGAATGAGTTAAATCAGAATAAATTTTCATTTTCCCATTAACTCCGATAAGTATAGAAGCATATCCGGTAACAGAACAGTTGTTCAGTTGTATTTCACCATTACAAATCATGGATGAATTATCATTCAGGAACATGTTAAAGGAGCTGCCCCTGAGTAAGCCGGACTGACCCACTTCAATCATACCTGATGCTGAAAGGGTAAAGTCATTATTAAGTATGATACGGGTATTAATAATCAAAGTATCATTTCCCTGGGGAGTTACTCCGGCAGACATTCCACCAGGCTCATTTGACCAGGAACCGGTGTTCGTCCAGGCAACATTATTTCCAATGGAGAAAAGTTTTTTTCCTTCCCTGCCATAAACCATAACTCCTGTAAGCAGGATCAGGCTTAAAAGTGCAGAATTGAGAAGGAATCTTTTCATTGGTTCATTATTGTTTTGTGGATAGTACTGTTTTGGGAATCAACTGTTAACCTTGAGAGAAACTTTACTAAAAAACTAACAACCTGATTTTAAGATGAATAATTCAAGACTGCTAGACAAGGCTTTAACAATGAATTCTTCCAGATAAATTGTTGCTCTCCAATAAACAAAATACATGCCTCAAATAGCTAATCATTGAATATCAAACAATTGTCTGAGGACTATGAAAATCTAGTTTTTAAAATTTGTCCGTTTTTGGGAATGAACTTAGAAATTTTATCTATTTTGGAACAATCAACTCAAATACATTGAAATGATGTAATAATTAAATTTTTATTAACATTCATTGTTTATAATTAAATCTCACAGGATATCACAAAAATAATTCCAAACCGGGTCAGAAGGTGGTTTAGCGATGCAAATAACAGGTTCTTTTTTTACCGGGTGGATGAATTCAATTTTTCTTGCATGCAGATGAATTGAGGCATCCTGGTTAGATCTTGGAAAACCATATTTCAGGTCCCCTTTGATAGGACAACCTATTTCTGCTAATTGTGTCCTGATCTGGTGGTGACGCCCGGTCATCAGATCAATTTCAAGGAGATAATACTGATCACTTTTCCCTATTAACTTATAGGTGAGTTCTGCTCGCTGCGCTTTACTATTTCCCGGTTTGACAACAAATGACTTATTCTTGGATTCATTTCTTAAGAGGTAATGAATTAACCTGTCTTCAATATGAGGTGGCTCATTCTTTACAACGGCCCAATAGGTTTTCTGAATTTCCCTGCTTTTAAGCATTTCATTGAGACGGCTTAAGGATTTACTAGTCCTTGCAAAAATGGTAACACCACTAACAGGCCTGTCAAGCCGATGCACCACTCCCAGGAAAACGTCCCCGGGTTTGGCGTATTTATGTTTAATATAAATTTTCAGCAAATCGACGAGTGGCTTATCCCCACTTTTGTCACCCTGCACTATTTGGGAAGGTTTTTTGTTAACCACTAATAAATGGTTATCCTCAAATAGCACCTGGGATTCAAGTTCAGCCAGTAATTCCCTGATATCAGTACTGCTCTCGTTCATTGGGAAAATCGAGGCTTTTAATATCTGAAATATACCTTCCCACAGAGTCAACAATGTCTTCACTCAGGTTCATATATCTTCTTAAAAACCTGGGAGAAAACTCTGTGGTAATTCCAAGCATGTCGTGTAAAACCAAAACCTGTCCATCAACTTTGCCGCCGGCTCCAATACCAATCACCGGAATTTTAGCATTCCTGGCAACAGTTTCACCCAGGCGAGCAGGAATTTTTTCAAGAACAAGGCTGAAACAACCTGCCTTTTCGAGTAAACCGGCATCAGTAATAAGTTTATTAGCTTCTGACTCGTCAGTTGCTCTTACAACATAAGTTCCGAATTTATGAATCGACTGAGGTGTAAGGCCGAGGTGACCCATTACAGGGATTCCGGCAGATAATATTCTTTCAACCGATTCGATCACTTCTACACCTCCTTCGAGTTTAACAGCATCTGCGCCCGATTCCTTCATAATTCGTATCGCGGATTGCAAAGCTTCCTTCCAGTTTCCCTGGTAGGTACCGAAAGGCATATCAACAACCACAAAAGCCCTGCTGACGCCTCTTACAACAGAAGAAGCATGGTAAATCATCTGGTCCAGGGTAATAGGCAGGGTACTTGAATGGCCTGCCATAACATTGGAGGCTGAGTCTCCAACAAGGATCACATCAATGCCTGCTTTGTCAAGTAATCGGGCCATTGAGAAATCATAGGCTGTTAACATGGCAATTTTGACACCTTTCAATTTCATCTCCTGCAAAACATGTGTCGTTACTTTTGATATGGTTCCGGCCTTCATGATAATAGACTATTAGTTAGGTGAAAGACGTGAAAGACTTATAATTCAGATTCCAAAAAAGCTGTTAAACATTGCATGCTTTCTTCAGGAATCAGGGGTGCAAAGCTACAAATAAATGGAAAAGATCATCAATATATGTTGGCCACAGTCATAATACAACCACAATAATGGTTATTTTTGCAACGTTCCATTCAGAAATGACATTCATGAAATTCAACTCATTGCTTCTTCTTGTCCTTCCTTTACTGATTCTTACTTCGTCATGCGAAACGGATTTTGATGTTACCGCTGATTATAAGGAGATAGCAATTGTTTATGGGCTGTTGAGTCAGAATGATACCGTACATTATTTAAGGATTAACAAAGCTTACCTGGGTGACGGGAATGCACTTATCTATGCAGCGAATCATGATTCCAGCTCATTTGGGACCAGCATTGAGGTAATTGTGACAGAGACAAATCCGAGTGGAATTCAGAAAACCATAGTTTTTGATACTACTACCATTCATGATAAAGAGGCTGGTATCTTTTATTCACCAGATCAACTCATGTACAAGGCAACTGCCATCCTGAATCCGCTTAGCACCTATACATTGAAAGTAAAAAACAAGACCAGCGGTAATGAAGTAACCTCAGTGACTAACCTGATTCAGGATTTCAGCATCTCAAAACCCGCTAAAAATGCTGCAGGCATCAGGAGATTTGATTTTAAAAGGGATACCATTTCAATGCAAAAAATTGAATGGAGTTCTGCTGTTAATGGCAGGCTATATCAACCGATTCTTAGATTCTATTTTAAAGAAATCAACTTTACCGGGGATACCATTACCCGTGAAATTGAATGGAAATTCGCCAGCTATAAATCCAGCTCACTGGAAGGCGGGGAAAAACTTTCAGTTGATTTTAAGAGTGAAGAATTCTACAAATTATGTGAAGATAATATTCCATATGCTGATATTCAGCTGGAAGAAGATGTCAGTTCAAGGCTTGTGGATCATTTCGTGATAGATTTTACCGTCGTCGGGGATGAATTCAGTACTTATCTTGATGTTAATGGTCCTACAACCGGGCTACTCCTTGAGAAACCCTCCTACTCCAATATTACAAATGGCCTTGGATTATTTTCCAGTATTTATAAGTTAAAAGTCAATGCCCAGGTTGGAGATAAGATCAAAGCAGATCTGCAGGTAAAGACTGACCTGCATTTCTTCGCCAACTAACCTTCGTCTCCTATCACTTTCCGTCACACCTGATTCAGGGATTTCTGCCGTTTTGTCACAATTTGTCCAGGAAAGACTGTTTGCTGACAGTTGTATATATGCTATTTCCTAAATCATGATAAATTTCATAATTAATTGTTATAGTGACCATTATAAGCGAATAATAATCAAAATATTTCTTAGCAATGATCAGGAACATTGAATAGGAAGGATACAGGGTGAGCTTGGCATAATGATTGACAACCCCTACTTGTTAAATTGATTTTAATCTACAAAACATATCATAATCAAATGGGAAAAATCATCGGTATCGACTTAGGAACTACCAATTCATGTGTTGCCGTTATGGAAGGCAATGAACCAGTTGTAATTCCCAACAGTGAAGGCAGGCGTACAACCCCTTCAATTGTTGCTTTTACTGAAAACGGAGAACGGAAAGTAGGTGACCCTGCCAAGAGACAGGCGATCACCAATCCAACAAAAACAGTCTATTCTATTAAAAGGTTCATGGGTGAAACCTTCGACCGCGTATCTGCGGAAGTGGGCCGGGTTCCATTTGCTGTAATCAAAGGGGATAATAATACTCCTCGTGTAAAAATAGATGATCGCAATTATACACCACAGGAAATTTCAGCCATGGTGCTTCAGAAGATGAAGAAAACTGCTGAAGATTACCTGGGTCAAACAGTTACAGAAGCCGTTATAACAGTGCCGGCTTATTTCAGTGATTCACAGCGTCAGGCAACCAAGGAAGC
It encodes the following:
- a CDS encoding DUF4249 family protein, whose protein sequence is MKFNSLLLLVLPLLILTSSCETDFDVTADYKEIAIVYGLLSQNDTVHYLRINKAYLGDGNALIYAANHDSSSFGTSIEVIVTETNPSGIQKTIVFDTTTIHDKEAGIFYSPDQLMYKATAILNPLSTYTLKVKNKTSGNEVTSVTNLIQDFSISKPAKNAAGIRRFDFKRDTISMQKIEWSSAVNGRLYQPILRFYFKEINFTGDTITREIEWKFASYKSSSLEGGEKLSVDFKSEEFYKLCEDNIPYADIQLEEDVSSRLVDHFVIDFTVVGDEFSTYLDVNGPTTGLLLEKPSYSNITNGLGLFSSIYKLKVNAQVGDKIKADLQVKTDLHFFAN